The genome window GCTAAAAGGATTTAAGAACGCCGCAGAATTGGATTTCACATTGGAAGAGAATAAGCAGAAAATGGAAGAAGCCTTTCGTCAGCTAGACGCAGAGAAGGGATCCGTTTACCCACTGATCATCGGAGGAGAGAGAATCGAGACAGAGAAGAAGATCGCTTCTTTATCTCCGGCTACAAAGGAAGTGTTGGGATATGCATGCTCTTGCAGCCAGGAATTAGCGGAGAAAGCAATTTTGGCAGCAAACGAGGCATTTAAAAAGTGGAGCATTACTCCGGTTGAGGAGAGAATCCGCTGCCTGAGAAAGCTGGCTGCCCTGCTCGATGAGAATCGTTTCATCATCGACGCATGGAATGTAGAAGAAAGCGGAAAGAACTGGGGAGAAGCTGACGGAGAATTGTGCGAGCAGCTTGATTTCATCAATTCCTATGTGATGCATATGGCAGAACTGGATAAGGGACTGGAACTGGTGCCGACAGACGAATACACCAAGTGTATCTATATCCCGATTGGCGTTGGCGTGGCGGTTCCGCCGTGGAACTTCCCGCTGTCACTTTTAGGCGGTATGGTCGCAGCAGCAGTCGTAACAGGAAATGCGATCGTTTGTAAACCGTCATCTGACACGCCGATTGTTGCATATAAATTTGTAGAGCTTTGCGAGAAAGCAGGCATTCCGGCAGGCGTTGTAAACTATATTCCGGGTTCCGGTTCAGAAATCGGCGACTACATCGTAGAGCACCCGCTGACAAGATTTATCAACTTCACCGGATCTAAAGCAGTAGGCTGCCGTATTAATGAGCACGCAGCTAAGATTGCCGATGGTCAGAAATGGATCAAGAGAGTGGTAGCTGAGATGGGCGGAAAGAATGCGATCATCGTTGATTCTTCTGCAAATATCAAGAAAGCAGCACAGGGAATCGTAAATTCCGCATTTACCTTCCAGGGACAGAAATGCTCCGCATGCTCCAGAGCAATCGTTATGAGTGACGTGTATGACGAGCTTGTAGATGCAGTGGTAGAATGTGCAAAAGAGCTTCATGAGAATCAGGGGTCCGGTAGAAGCAATGCACCGATGGGACCGGTCATCAACCAGGGAGCATACAACAGCATCACTAAGTACATTGAGGTTGCACGCGGCGAAGGAAATATCGTTTATGGCGGTACATACAGCGACGCAGAAGGCTACTATATCGCACCTACCGTAGTTCGTGATATCACAAGAGATGCACGTATTGCCAACGAAGAAATCTTCGGACCGGTACTTGCAGTGATCAAAGTGGAGTCCTTCGATGAGGCTCTTGATATCGCAAACCAGACCGAATACGGCCTGACCGGTTCTGTTTACAGCGCAAACCGTGAAAATATCATGAAGGCTAAAGTAGGCTTCCATGTAGGGAATCTGTATTTCAACAGAAAATCAACAGCGGCTGTTGTCCTTCAGCACCCGTTCGGCGGCTTCAATATGTCCGGTACAGATGCCAAGACAGGAACAAGCGATTACCTGACCAACTTCCTGAACCTGAAGTCTATCACAGAGGATCTGTCAGAGTAAGCATTTATAAATAAAACCTATAAACGGGTCATTGGTACAGAATTATCAATTAACAAAAACAGAGGAATTCCTAAGGGGGATTCCTCTGTTTTTAATAATATGTTCGGCAGCATTCTTGCTGCCACACCTGACTTTACTATTTAGTATGTTTCATTGTCAACTATTGAAGTGCCAAAGCACTACAAGTTATTATCCGGAGCCTGACCGTCATGTGCCGGCCATTTGCATTCAGTGAGTTCCATGTTGGTAAAAGTGGCCAGAAAAGAGGAGTCTTCCGGGCTGCAGGCATAGATACCAAATGCAATTTCTCCATTTCCCTCTAATAGGTGGCAGATCCGAATCTGACGGTAGGTAACACCATCTTCCGAGCATTCGATGCGGAAATCATCTTCCCGCCGACTCAAACGATACCACATAGATTTTATATTGGCATCAATTTCCGTTGTGGCCCAGTCAGAATAACCGTGATTAGTTACTACGCTTCCAAGATGCTGGAATTGGTCATTTTCATATTCGATAGAACCTTTGATCCAGTTTTCGCTGTCCAGATAAACGACAACACCACACTGATCAAAACGATGTTGACTGGCAAATTCCGTTTTAACAATAAAAGAAAAAAATGGATCGCTGGTTTTCATCTGGAGTACGGGAGCATTGTCATTGCGGAAATGGTAATAGGTTCTTTGCCACAAATCCGTATTCGGCTTTGTGGTAATCTCGATTTTCTCCGGGGAAATCCGGTAGTTTTCCGGTTCTCTTGTCCATTGCAATTTTGTGACATCGAATTTCATTTTGCATTCCTCCAAAGATTTCAAAATTTCATTCATGGTTAAAACCCTTTCAAGAGTATTGGTTGCATTTTTTCTGTTTACAGGTATAATCCCATCTTTGACAGTAAAAATCCGTAGATTGCTGTAAAATCAAGCTTTCTACGGATTTTTTTGTTGTTCAAAATGTAGCTATATATTATTACTTTTTCTTCTTTGAGGCTCGTATTATTTTCCTCATATTTACATCAGTTATGATTTGATAATCGGTACGGAATCCGGCTGTTTCGTGTAGTCTGTCCGTCAGATCCGTCCTTGTATAAACGGGTGTGTACCCCAGTTTCTCACCGGGGCGGGCCATCATCATGTTCTTTAAAGTATCTATGATTTCCTCACATGTATAGGCTTCTTTGAGTTCCTTTTCCAGAATCCTGTAGATAACAAGTGCTATAAAACAAGTGATGAAATGGGCACGGATATGGTCTTCTGTCTGAAGGTATACGGGGCGGGCCCTGAATTCCGTTTTCATGACCCGGAAACATTCTTCAATCTCCCAGCGCTTCTTGTTGATTCTTACGATCTCTTCTACACTCATATCATCCAGGTTCGTGCATACAGCATAGAAACCATCATAACGTTCTTCTTCCCGGATTGCATCTGTATTAAGATACACGATCTCTTCTGAGCAGACTTCTCCATCTTTGGTTGCTTTCTCTCTGGAGATAAATCTGTGCGGGTCATTCTGGTTCTTGGGACGCTGTTTATACTTCCCATCATTAATAAGCTGCTGTGCACGCTCGACCTGCCCGTTCCGGATCTTCCTCTGATAAGCTTTATATTTTGGAGAAAAAGAAACGACCAGATGTTGTTCTAATGGCTGGGCTCCTTTTTTGATCTTCCGTTGGGAGAGGTCCTCTTTGATCCAGCGATCCTTATAAAAAATGTTTTTATAATTCTTTGCTTCATCGATCTCGTTGAGATTAAAGGTTTCATCAGAACCTGGCAGGTGCCATCCGTCTGGATCAAGTGCAAAATCCTTGAGATAGTCAGGCAGCTGTTTTATGGATTGTATGGTAATAAAACTACGGAGCTGTACACCATTAATCTTTCTGTCATTGAACTTCCGGTTTGTCTTGGAAGAAAGCCCTGCATCTGTACAGACGATGATCTGGTCAAGTCCGTAATCGCGGAGTACTTTTTGCTCCAGTGGTTTCAAAGTGGGCTGTTCATTTTTGTTTCCGGGATAAATATCGAAGGCCAGCGGAATGCCGTCGTGATCCATGAACAGTCCCATACCAACGATAGGGAGGGGCTGGTGCTGTTTGGATTTTCCATAGCGGCGCAGATCATCTGCCTCTTCAATCTCAAAGAAGTAATTCGTACAGTCATAATAAAGGACATCTTTCCTGCGTTCGCAGACCTTCTGGCTGTTTTTATAAAGCTGTGCCTGTATAAGATCATTTTCTTCCGAAAGGACAGAAAGGGTCCTGTAGATGTCATGCAGTTCGAATGTGGGCTGCTCAATAAATTTCGTGGCCTGTCTGTTGGAGGACAGTTTTGAAGATGGATAAAGAATTCTTGTATAAATAAGCTTCGAAAGGACATCATTCAAATCATAAGCAAAAGAATGACGGGAGGAAATATCCCTGCATATTTTGTCCAGCCCCAAACTATAATAAATGTTCTGCAGGAAGAGATAACCGCAGTTAAAAAGCTTCTGTTCATTTTTCTTCAGGAGCTTTGAAGGAGAATAGCTGATAAGGATTTCTTTGTTCTCATCATACTCTTTGCGATTTAATTCATTGACATACTCCTGTGCCCATACATAGGGATCCTTACCACCGGCTTTTGCGGTGACTTCTGTCAGGTTGCCAAGTTTTTCAACTGTGACAGTGGTCACACGGCCATCTGGTTTTCGGATTGTTTTCTGTACATAAAAGGATGCAGAATTTTTCGATTTGCTTACTGTAAGTTTCATGGCAAACACCTCCTAATCCTTATTATACCACATATAGCTACAAATAGCCACAACAAAACGAATAAGATTTGACAAAAAAATACAGGCTTTATGGGGCCTGCAAGTACTTTTTCCATTATTTAACTGTCAAACTCCCGAGATAAACGACAACACCACACTGATCAAAACGATGTTGACTGGCAAATTCCGTTTTAACAATAAAAGAAAAAAATGGATCGCTGGTTTTCATCTGGAGTACGGGAGCATTGTCATTGCGGAAATGGTAATAGGTTCTTTGCCACAAATCCGTATTCGGCTTTGTGGTAATCTCGATTTTCTCCGGGGAAATCCGGTAGTTTTCCGGTTCTCTTGTCCATTGCAATTTTGTGACATCGAATTTCATTTTGCATTCCTCCAAAGATTTCAAAATTTCATTCATGGTTAAAACCCTTTCAAGAGTATTGGTTGCATTTTTTCTGTTTACAGGTATAATTATATATCACAAGAGTAATAGTGCAAGTACAATATGTGGAATCCGCGTAGAAGAAATCAAAGACCCATTGATGCAGAAGATCAGATATTTGGATAAATTAATTGATGTGTTGGCTAAAGGGAAGCCAATGGATAAAATATTGCGAGTATAATGGCAATATATGAGGTTTCAGTTTCATGAGATGGAAAAATCAAAAGTTGCGAAGGTATTTGTTATGTTGAAAAAAGTAAATCATATTTTGAATATAGTAATTAGTTCACTCATCGGAGTTTTCATTGGACATGCTATATATGTATTCTGGGATTACAAAACACATCCTGATTTGTATGCTATGCTGTCAGCGCCATGGTACACGAGCATTTTAGTTTATCTCAGATTTACGACTGCTCTTTTGGCAGCGGTTATTATTATAAAGCTGATGATTCGGAGGAAGCTAAAGTAGATTCCAGTTTTACAAACTGGAAAATCAAGAGTTACGGAGGGGCTTATTCAAGTGGATTATGAAATAATACGGCTAATAGACAGGCCAGAAATGAAAGAACAGGCTGCACAATGGTTTCATGAAAAATGGGGGATTCCGTTGGAAGCATATATAGAAAGTATGGAAGAGTGTCTAACAAAAAGAGAACCAGTTCCCCAATGGTACATAGCAATGGAGGGAAGTAGAATTATTGGTGGCTTGGGGGTCATTGAAAACGATTTTCATGATAGAAAAGACCTTGCCCCCAATGTTTGTGCAGTTTATACGGAAGAAGACAAACGGTGTAATGGAATCGCTGGTGCTTTATTAAATTATGTATGTGCTGACATGAAAGAAAAAGGAATTGTTACCTTATATCTTATAACAGACCACACCTCTTTTTATGAGCGTTATGGATGGGAGTTTTTATGCACGGTACAGGGCGATGATGAAACTGATATGTCAAGAATGTATATTCACAGAGGTTGATAACTTCTAGCTTTTCGGAGAGTTGGAATCAACAGAAGATTTGAAGTTTTACGAACTGGGAAATCGAAATTTTGGAGGAGGGTACTCTTGATGAATAACATTTATGATAACAAAGAATTTTACGATGCTTATGCACAAATGTCACGGAGCAAAGATGGTTTGAAAGCGGCTGGAGAATGGTATCAACTTCAGGCCCTCTTTCCGCCTTTGGAAGGAAAATCTGTGCTTGACCTTGGTTGTGGCTATGGATGGCACAGCAAATATGCCGCCGACGAAGGGGCGCTATCCGTTTTGGGCTTGGATTTGAGTGAACGCATGATCGGAGAAGCCCGAAAGCGTAACTCTGCGGATAATGTTACTTATAAAGTATGCGGTGTGGAAGAATACGAGTATCCGGAGGCCAGCTATGATTTTGTGATTTCTAATCTGGTGTTGCATTACATCGCAGATTTAGATCCCATTTTTGAAAAAGTGTTCCAAACGCTGAGGCCGGGTGGTATTTTTTTGTTTAATATTGAGCACCCGGTCTTTACAGCCGGCGTCAATGAAGATTGGCTTTATGGTGAAGATGGTACACCCACGGTATGGCCTATAGATAACTATTTTTATCCGGGGGAACGGCAAACCTTGTTTCTGGGGCAGCATGTTACCAAACAACATCATACCTTAACACAAATATTGATGGGTGTGATCCATACCGGATTTATCCTTGAGCACATCGAGGAAGCAAAGCCTTCGAAAGAAATGATGAATATGGCTGGGATGAAAGATGAAATGCGAAGACCTATGATGCTATTGGTCAGGGTAAGGAAGCAGTAAGACAAACTCTAGTTTGAGAGGGAATTGAATATGAATAAGGAATGGTCTGAACTTAATAAAACAATGCAGGCACAAATAAAAAAGAAAGATACTTATAAGATGGGTATTGATACTTTACTTAGTTTACGAAGTCAGTTAATGCAAACCTTAGTATCTTTCAAAGAGGAATTATGCAGAGAAGCTTTTAACTCAATCCCCTTCATAAACGCTGATGGTTATCATAGTAAGACGATTGCTTATTCTATTTGGCATATTTTTCGCATTGAAGATATAGTTGTGCATACAGTGATAAATGAAGATGAACAAGTTTTTTTTGCAGGCAATTATCAAGAGCGTATCAACTCACCCATCATTACAACAGGAAATGAACTCATTAAACAGCAGATTGCAGACTTTTCAAAACAGCTTAATCTGGAAGAATTATATTCATATATTTTTGAAGTACGTGAAAGCACTGAGAAAATGCTTGAACGGTTATCTTATGACGAATTAAAAAGAAAAATACCAGAAGAAAGAAAAGGATACTTAGAATCGTTGAATGTAGTAAACGACAATGAAAAAGCAATTTGGCTGATTGATTATTGGTGTAATAAAGATATTCGTGGACTAATTCAAATGCCGTTTTCAAGACATTGGATTATGCACACAGAAGCCTGTCTGCGTATAAAGAACAAGATACATTCATAAGCAAAAGTTCCAGTTTTACGAATTGGGAAATCATCGAGCTGTTTGACTCGATGATGCCTTTCTCGAAAATAGATATAATTGAAGTTAAGGTTGCGGAAATCTTTGCGTAAATAGTATTATGTAGTTATTATAATTAGAAAGGTTCAAAGAGTGTTTTATGAAGAAATATAAGGCTATTGAGCGATAGCAATGGCTATTGCAAATACAAATTCTATGCTATAGCCATTGCATCCTAAAGAGATTTTAGGAGGGAGCATATGAGCTATGTAAATGCAGATGATGTTTTGCCAGAACATTTGGTAAAGGAAATTCAAAGATATATTGATGGACAGCTTATCTACATTTCAAGAAAAGACGAAAATTCAAAGTCTTGGGGAGAAAAAAGCGGTATCAGAGATAAAATGGCAGAACGTAATCGTGAAATAGTTGAACTTTACTATTCGGGTGAAACTGTTGCTAATTTGTGCGATTTATTTTTCCTTTCGGAAAAAAGAATCCGAGGGATAATACGCAAATATGAAACCTCAACGCAGGAAGAGAACGGAGGATTCAAAGATGAATAGAGAAAATAAGCGTAAATTGTACGAAAAAGGCTATTATAAAACGCATCCATGTAATGAGACCTTTGTCTGTAAGAATTGTGGCAGGATTGTTGTACCGGAAGGAGCAGGAAGCGATCATAGGAATCATTGCCCAAACTGTCTGTACAGTCTGCATGTAGACAATAAGCCAGGCGATAGGGAATCAGATTGTGGCGGACACATGGAACCTGTGTCTGTGTGGGTACGAAAAAATGGTGAGTGGGCGATTATTCATAGATGCAAAATGTGTGGAGCATTAAGTTCCAATCGAGTTGCAGCTGATGATAATCCTATGAAATTGATTTCCATTGCAATGAGACCTATAGGACATCCGCCTTTCCCAATCGAAAGAATTGAGGAAATGACGAGAATGATGGGTGGGGAAGGTAGTCTGTAAGTCACATATGGAAAATGAAGAAAAGAGCGCATTTCACTGTTGAAATGACTCAAGATGCCATTGCCAACCCCACAAAAATAGAGCAAGAGGATGATAAGATATTTATTGTTCGTGCTAAGAAAATTTTTAAAGCGAAATTAGAAGTCAGAGATGATGCCGCCATTTTGATTCATTGGATAGAATACAATAAAGTTCAGTTCTTTGGTTAAAAGGTATTTTGAAGATTTTACACATCCCGGTATTGGGAAAACGGAAGTTGCTGAAATAAAGGAAGGAAAATAGGATATGATAATTGAAACTGAAAGATTGATTTTGCGTCCCTTTACAGAGGATGATGCAGAAGATGTATATGAGTATCTTAAAGAGCCCACAGTTAATTGTTTTGCTTGCATGAAACTAAACTCGCTTAATGAAGCAAAAGAAGAGATGAAAAAACGTGTATGTGAAACAGAGTATTATTTTGCAATTACTCTTAAAGATTCGGGTAAAGTGATTGGTGAGATAGATGCATATCCAGAAACAGGACAACCACACGCTGATGAAAATTCAATCCGTGATACATTTAGTCCATGTTGGATGCTGAATGTTGACTATCAAGGAAAAGGCTATGCCTTTGAAGCAGCACATGCTTTTTTTGATTATTTGTTCAGCAAGAAAGGTGCAAGGCGTATTTATGCATATGTTGAAGATTATAACCTGTCTAGTCAACATCTGTGTGAAAAACTTGGTATGCGCCAAGAGGGCTTGTTTATGGAATTTGTATCATTTGTGGATAACCCAGATGGAACTCCGCACTATGAAAATACTTGTCAGTATGCTGTTTTAAAAAAAGAATGGCATTGATAAATTCTGGTTTTACGAACTGGGAAATCGGTATTTATGTAATCAGAGGTGAGAAGGTCAATGAGAACACTTTTTTTAAGTTCAAGTGGTTTGAATGAAAAGACTACTAAGTTTTTTTGGGAATGTATCGGCAAAGAACCCCAAAATACAAAAGTGATTTTTGTTCCATCTGCTGCAATTGGAAATGATGGCGCAAGAGAAGGCATTATCGTATGCTTGGAGCGACTTATGAGTATGGGGATACCTATAAGTAATATCTTTATATATGATTTAGCACTTCTGCTCTCCGACGGATACAAAAGGACGTATTCAAGTTATGTTGATGACATACCCACACAGATTCGTTTAATGAATGTTGAAGAACTTTCTCAGTATGACATGATTGTTTTTTGCGGTGGAAATGCCTCAGTACTTCTGGGTGAAGTAAACAGAACAGGGTTTTCAAAACCTTTAAAACAAGCAATAGAGAATGGGTTGGTATATCTGGGGATTAGTGCAGGAAGTATGATTGCCGCAGGAAATTTTGCTGATGGATTAGGCTATTTAACAAATCCGCTGATACCGCACGCTGAAATAGGAAATCCTTGTGGGGAAATATCTAACAACGATTCGATAGAATTGTCTGATGGTCAAATTGTATTGATTCAGGGAGAGCGTCAGGAAATTATTTGCTAACTTCCCAATTTTCGGAGGACGATGAAAGATGGAAATGGAATTTTCAAAGGATGACTTATAGATTATGAACCGGTGTAGTAGATTTTGTTCAATCGTTAAGGAAAGAATCGAAGATGGTGCAAACGAAAAAGCAGCCTTGAACTCTTTGATAACTGCCCTTTCGTTTGCATCAATTTCGATTTTTCCTGGTTGAACAAAGCGCATCCGGGCGGCCGCTATATATGGGCTTTCAATTCTGACGCTCTTTGCAAAACAGTATATCGCATGCCTGTGCAGATGGAGAAAAATCCCTTTAAAATCATTTCCAGAGCACCACGAATAAGCCTCCATAGGAAGCTTTTTTGAAAATATTCAGTTGCAGGTGTTTAACATAATAGGTGTGGCTCAGGCCTTGTGTAATACCTGCCAGACGGCAGAGGAATGATGTTTCCACCGCAGGATGAGCATTTGCAGACATCCTTGTTATAGAGCAGTTTGATAATAGCGGGCGCATCAAGATCTTTAAGTCTGGAAATGTATTTCTTACAGCCAAGCAGATTGCGGCATAGTATAATCTTCTTGTTTTTATTCCGAGAAGAAAGCAGGCCGTAATGCCGAATCCGCACAAAACGTTTTGGAGGAACATGCATCAGAAATCTCCGGATGAATTCTTCCCCAGGAAGTGTAAGCTCCTTCCACTGGCCTTGATTTTTGTAATCCTTAACAGTAAACGTAACCGTGGAATCCGTCATACCCTTTATTCGGTAGTTGCTTATGGCAATCCTGTGAGTATATTTGCCAAGATATTTGATAACAGACTCCGCACCACGGAATGGCTTCTTGCAATAAGGAATCCATTCTTTGGCATAGCAGGTGTCCAAAAGTTCCATGAAGGCATAATGATTTTTGTAAGGTTCCGCTGTTCCATGGAACTCCAGCTTTCCATCCGTCCATAGCTGTTTTAGCCCGGCAAGATACTTGCCCCGAAAAACCCTGGAAATGACTTTGACAGGGAGAAAAAAATCCTCACCGTTATCTTTCCAGTGGTTCTTGGCATCCAGCCCTCCGCCTAACACGATGGTGTGGATATGGGGATGGAAATTCATCGCACTTCCCCAAGTGTGGAGAATACAGATATAACCGATGTCTGCCCCAAGGTATTTTTTATCTCTGGCAAGTTCGCTTAAAGTATCTGAAGCTGCATGATACAAGGCATTATAGAGTGACTTCTGGTTGCTGTAAATGACAGGATTTAATTCCTCAGGCACAGTGAAAACCACATGAAAGTATGGGGCGTCCAGTATATCCTCCCTGCGGGCATCTACCCACTTTTCCTTCGGAAACTCCTGACACATGGGACAACACCTGTCCCTGCAGGAATTATAATGGACGGAGATACAGCCGCAGTCCTCGCAAACACTTACATTAACACCAAATGCACCGGTTTTGCAATTCATGATGTGATAAGCTGCTTTTCGCTGTGCCGCAGACAG of Roseburia hominis contains these proteins:
- a CDS encoding L-glutamate gamma-semialdehyde dehydrogenase produces the protein MLKGFKNAAELDFTLEENKQKMEEAFRQLDAEKGSVYPLIIGGERIETEKKIASLSPATKEVLGYACSCSQELAEKAILAANEAFKKWSITPVEERIRCLRKLAALLDENRFIIDAWNVEESGKNWGEADGELCEQLDFINSYVMHMAELDKGLELVPTDEYTKCIYIPIGVGVAVPPWNFPLSLLGGMVAAAVVTGNAIVCKPSSDTPIVAYKFVELCEKAGIPAGVVNYIPGSGSEIGDYIVEHPLTRFINFTGSKAVGCRINEHAAKIADGQKWIKRVVAEMGGKNAIIVDSSANIKKAAQGIVNSAFTFQGQKCSACSRAIVMSDVYDELVDAVVECAKELHENQGSGRSNAPMGPVINQGAYNSITKYIEVARGEGNIVYGGTYSDAEGYYIAPTVVRDITRDARIANEEIFGPVLAVIKVESFDEALDIANQTEYGLTGSVYSANRENIMKAKVGFHVGNLYFNRKSTAAVVLQHPFGGFNMSGTDAKTGTSDYLTNFLNLKSITEDLSE
- a CDS encoding DUF1349 domain-containing protein, which produces MKFDVTKLQWTREPENYRISPEKIEITTKPNTDLWQRTYYHFRNDNAPVLQMKTSDPFFSFIVKTEFASQHRFDQCGVVVYLDSENWIKGSIEYENDQFQHLGSVVTNHGYSDWATTEIDANIKSMWYRLSRREDDFRIECSEDGVTYRQIRICHLLEGNGEIAFGIYACSPEDSSFLATFTNMELTECKWPAHDGQAPDNNL
- a CDS encoding IS1634 family transposase gives rise to the protein MKLTVSKSKNSASFYVQKTIRKPDGRVTTVTVEKLGNLTEVTAKAGGKDPYVWAQEYVNELNRKEYDENKEILISYSPSKLLKKNEQKLFNCGYLFLQNIYYSLGLDKICRDISSRHSFAYDLNDVLSKLIYTRILYPSSKLSSNRQATKFIEQPTFELHDIYRTLSVLSEENDLIQAQLYKNSQKVCERRKDVLYYDCTNYFFEIEEADDLRRYGKSKQHQPLPIVGMGLFMDHDGIPLAFDIYPGNKNEQPTLKPLEQKVLRDYGLDQIIVCTDAGLSSKTNRKFNDRKINGVQLRSFITIQSIKQLPDYLKDFALDPDGWHLPGSDETFNLNEIDEAKNYKNIFYKDRWIKEDLSQRKIKKGAQPLEQHLVVSFSPKYKAYQRKIRNGQVERAQQLINDGKYKQRPKNQNDPHRFISREKATKDGEVCSEEIVYLNTDAIREEERYDGFYAVCTNLDDMSVEEIVRINKKRWEIEECFRVMKTEFRARPVYLQTEDHIRAHFITCFIALVIYRILEKELKEAYTCEEIIDTLKNMMMARPGEKLGYTPVYTRTDLTDRLHETAGFRTDYQIITDVNMRKIIRASKKKK
- a CDS encoding DUF2200 family protein, coding for MVKTLSRVLVAFFLFTGIIIYHKSNSASTICGIRVEEIKDPLMQKIRYLDKLIDVLAKGKPMDKILRV
- a CDS encoding GNAT family N-acetyltransferase, which gives rise to MDYEIIRLIDRPEMKEQAAQWFHEKWGIPLEAYIESMEECLTKREPVPQWYIAMEGSRIIGGLGVIENDFHDRKDLAPNVCAVYTEEDKRCNGIAGALLNYVCADMKEKGIVTLYLITDHTSFYERYGWEFLCTVQGDDETDMSRMYIHRG
- a CDS encoding class I SAM-dependent methyltransferase — encoded protein: MNNIYDNKEFYDAYAQMSRSKDGLKAAGEWYQLQALFPPLEGKSVLDLGCGYGWHSKYAADEGALSVLGLDLSERMIGEARKRNSADNVTYKVCGVEEYEYPEASYDFVISNLVLHYIADLDPIFEKVFQTLRPGGIFLFNIEHPVFTAGVNEDWLYGEDGTPTVWPIDNYFYPGERQTLFLGQHVTKQHHTLTQILMGVIHTGFILEHIEEAKPSKEMMNMAGMKDEMRRPMMLLVRVRKQ
- a CDS encoding phage head-tail adapter protein — its product is MNKEWSELNKTMQAQIKKKDTYKMGIDTLLSLRSQLMQTLVSFKEELCREAFNSIPFINADGYHSKTIAYSIWHIFRIEDIVVHTVINEDEQVFFAGNYQERINSPIITTGNELIKQQIADFSKQLNLEELYSYIFEVRESTEKMLERLSYDELKRKIPEERKGYLESLNVVNDNEKAIWLIDYWCNKDIRGLIQMPFSRHWIMHTEACLRIKNKIHS
- a CDS encoding CD3324 family protein — translated: MSYVNADDVLPEHLVKEIQRYIDGQLIYISRKDENSKSWGEKSGIRDKMAERNREIVELYYSGETVANLCDLFFLSEKRIRGIIRKYETSTQEENGGFKDE
- a CDS encoding RNHCP domain-containing protein, translated to MNRENKRKLYEKGYYKTHPCNETFVCKNCGRIVVPEGAGSDHRNHCPNCLYSLHVDNKPGDRESDCGGHMEPVSVWVRKNGEWAIIHRCKMCGALSSNRVAADDNPMKLISIAMRPIGHPPFPIERIEEMTRMMGGEGSL
- a CDS encoding GNAT family N-acetyltransferase; translated protein: MIIETERLILRPFTEDDAEDVYEYLKEPTVNCFACMKLNSLNEAKEEMKKRVCETEYYFAITLKDSGKVIGEIDAYPETGQPHADENSIRDTFSPCWMLNVDYQGKGYAFEAAHAFFDYLFSKKGARRIYAYVEDYNLSSQHLCEKLGMRQEGLFMEFVSFVDNPDGTPHYENTCQYAVLKKEWH
- a CDS encoding Type 1 glutamine amidotransferase-like domain-containing protein, translating into MRTLFLSSSGLNEKTTKFFWECIGKEPQNTKVIFVPSAAIGNDGAREGIIVCLERLMSMGIPISNIFIYDLALLLSDGYKRTYSSYVDDIPTQIRLMNVEELSQYDMIVFCGGNASVLLGEVNRTGFSKPLKQAIENGLVYLGISAGSMIAAGNFADGLGYLTNPLIPHAEIGNPCGEISNNDSIELSDGQIVLIQGERQEIIC
- a CDS encoding IS91 family transposase, which encodes MSENCTIQDVFNRFYSDYEKTHELSAAQRKAAYHIMNCKTGAFGVNVSVCEDCGCISVHYNSCRDRCCPMCQEFPKEKWVDARREDILDAPYFHVVFTVPEELNPVIYSNQKSLYNALYHAASDTLSELARDKKYLGADIGYICILHTWGSAMNFHPHIHTIVLGGGLDAKNHWKDNGEDFFLPVKVISRVFRGKYLAGLKQLWTDGKLEFHGTAEPYKNHYAFMELLDTCYAKEWIPYCKKPFRGAESVIKYLGKYTHRIAISNYRIKGMTDSTVTFTVKDYKNQGQWKELTLPGEEFIRRFLMHVPPKRFVRIRHYGLLSSRNKNKKIILCRNLLGCKKYISRLKDLDAPAIIKLLYNKDVCKCSSCGGNIIPLPSGRYYTRPEPHLLC